A genome region from Nycticebus coucang isolate mNycCou1 chromosome 4, mNycCou1.pri, whole genome shotgun sequence includes the following:
- the LOC128582993 gene encoding NADH dehydrogenase [ubiquinone] flavoprotein 2, mitochondrial-like, translating into MLFSAAVWARAAGFAAQWPGRHMRNLHKTAVQNGAGGALFVRRDTPENNPDTPFDFTPENYKRIEAIVKNYPEGHKAAAVLPVLDLAQRQHGWLPISAMNKVAKVLQVPPMIVYKVATFYTMYNPKPVGKYHIQVCTTTPCMLRNSDSILEAIQKKLGIKVGETTPHKLFTLIEVECLGACVNAPMVQINDNYYEDLTPKDIDDIIDELKAGKIPKPGPRSWRLSCEPAGGLTSLTEPPKGPGFGVQAGL; encoded by the exons ATGTTGTTCTCCGCGGCGGTCTGGGCCCGGGCGGCTGGCTTCGCTGCCCAGTGG CCGGGAAGACATATGAGAAATCTGCATAAGACAGCTGTGCAAAATGGAGCAGGAGGAGCTTTATTTGTGCGCAGAGATACTCCTGAGAATAACCCAGATACTCCATTTGATTTCACACCAGAAAACTATAAGAGGATAGAGGCAATTGTAAAAAACTACCCAGAAGGGCATAAAGCAGCCGCTGTGCTTCCAGTCCTGGATTTAGCTCAAAGGCAGCATGGGTGGTTGCCCATCTCTGCAATGAATAAGGTTGCGAAAGTTTTACAAGTACCTCCAATGATAGTATACAAAGTAGCAACTTTTTATACAATGTATAATCCAAAGCCAGTTGGAAAGTATCACATTCAGGTGTGCACTACTACCCCTTGCATGCTTCGAAACTCTGACAGCATCCTGGAAGCAATTCAGAAAAAGCTTGGAATAAAAGTTGGGGAGACTACACCTCACAAACTTTTCACTCTTATAGAGGTAGAATGTCTAGGGGCCTGTGTAAATGCACCCATGGTTCAAATAAATGACAACTATTATGAGGATCTAACGCCTAAGGATATTGACGATATTATTGATGAGCTTAAGGCTGGCAAAATTCCAAAACCCGGGCCAAGGAGTTGGCGCTTGTCCTGTGAGCCAGCTGGAGGTCTTACCTCTTTGACTGAACCACCCAAAGGACCTGGCTTTGGTGTACAAGCAGGCCTTTAA